Proteins from a genomic interval of Rhodococcoides fascians A25f:
- a CDS encoding DUF2637 domain-containing protein → MSRSHSAATPLTTKPSDVVAIHPAILQWALATAVALTVGIAGASFWLSFAVLRDLAVMAGIGPGEAWVIPVVLDGAIVSTTVTAIALSNHTDNRTIKGRRFVVTILRVAASASIAGNSYHAVLSATLLPAVVSAGIATIAPIALLAMTEVLAVILRAPRGAVRVEFAPSAATEEPDWTDTEFSQEGPSPGRDESEGEDGTRGGHVETANSPRLQVDDLTPEVAETARLRHAHREWSWARIGRETDGSVASTAMRRYRKWEEVTAGIVDGHQDGQSRFDDKPASERDRMSAG, encoded by the coding sequence ATGAGCCGATCACACTCCGCGGCAACCCCGTTGACAACGAAGCCGTCAGACGTCGTTGCGATCCATCCAGCGATCTTGCAGTGGGCCCTCGCAACGGCCGTTGCGCTGACAGTTGGCATTGCCGGGGCGTCCTTCTGGCTCAGTTTCGCTGTGTTGCGTGATCTCGCGGTGATGGCTGGGATAGGTCCCGGCGAGGCGTGGGTGATTCCAGTCGTGTTAGACGGCGCAATTGTCTCGACAACAGTGACAGCCATTGCGCTGTCGAATCACACGGACAACCGCACGATCAAGGGCCGTCGCTTCGTCGTCACGATCTTGCGTGTCGCCGCATCGGCGTCGATTGCGGGTAACTCGTACCACGCAGTGTTGAGTGCGACCTTGCTTCCAGCCGTAGTCTCGGCGGGTATTGCCACCATTGCACCTATTGCGCTCCTTGCGATGACCGAAGTGCTGGCCGTCATACTTCGTGCGCCCCGCGGAGCCGTCAGAGTGGAATTCGCTCCAAGTGCTGCCACAGAGGAGCCGGACTGGACAGACACCGAGTTCAGCCAAGAAGGCCCCAGCCCGGGCCGGGACGAATCCGAAGGCGAAGACGGCACGCGGGGAGGACACGTCGAGACGGCGAACTCGCCTCGACTGCAAGTCGACGACCTCACACCGGAAGTTGCGGAAACAGCGCGGCTCCGACACGCCCACCGCGAATGGTCGTGGGCACGAATCGGTAGAGAAACGGACGGCTCCGTTGCATCGACCGCGATGCGCCGATATCGGAAGTGGGAAGAAGTCACCGCAGGGATCGTCGATGGCCACCAGGACGGGCAATCCAGGTTTGATGACAAGCCAGCCAGCGAGCGTGACCGCATGTCCGCAGGATAG
- the mobF gene encoding MobF family relaxase, which yields MMTVHALHAGDGYTYLTREVASADIRLERGQDLTDYYAAEGTEPGIWGGRASAELGVSGYVREDQMKALFGEGLHPEAQALIEAAVLDGTKANAAIESVRLGRKFASFRNEVPLMKRIRAEIDNDRAAGGKPLTAEQCQQIRYRVGADEFHREVGRSPASEAELVRYIASQQRRERQPVAGYDCVLTPQKSVSVLWGLGDDDTRVAIERAHSAAVSDAIGWVEDNASYTRVGKAGVGQIESTGLMYTRFDHRDNRNGDPNLHTHVAISTKVQGIDGKWRSLDGRVLHKLAVAASERYNTLIEEYVTRELGTVFADRPGTGTNKRAVREIEGIPTALLSEFSRRDAIESRLEKLVSDYRKTHGKDPSTAMQMRLADQATLETRNEKAPPKSLGAQRAEWRKRALDVVGRRALNSALKSSTGNTISVTDAASIDHREIARTAVARIAQQRSSWNRWHIQAEVQRQLRPLVFATAAERDAVAEKVTEAALGAESIRLTRQVDATPKALQRSDGESILTVHGNETYTSAAILAAEHRLVGAAHTPTAVMAPAHAYTAALAAHTQLKGWDLGADKKALVEHFLFSGALLAAGVGPAGTGKTTAMRVVVDAWRSAGYDVIALGPSAKAADVLGTELGVTGRTIADVLTRYENELDTGITPGAMILVDEAGMASTHNLDRLTYIAAEHGAVVRLLGDPQQLAAVDTGGALRLVARSSAAPELVDVHRFRDKEEAEISLRLRDGDTSVAAWYAAKDRVQHGMADDLAEKVFTAWAETSETETTSLMIASSNHAVRDLNDRARTDRLAKGLVKKGGNDLSDGLRASAGDRIVTRRNDTSLRVTGTRGERVRNGDLWTVKTAHRDGSLTVRHLEHGGSIRLPAEYVTEHCELGYAATIHRSQGMTVDQVHVLVDDTMNRQALYVALTRGRDGNQLYVPIDRIVDPHLIHVHPDKKIADEVVRTIIGRDGSDVSATEQQRDAAVAHRKLDYNVGGYEYAGELIDAHRIEAIVRENMGPELANTMITEAEWDTFVHQYRRAEQLGLDAAPTLAAARSQRELASADSVSAVMHWRLEKHIENGADEMHAWAQSIEPTLRTQFGEHAENILADDGAWPDLVAHLRNAERAGKDPHAAIVELRRGVTDPDSSAADLLDDAERRWPLGRESRDHSAPSWVLPPMQDREGIDPELVAWTRRRYTEIAERTRELGQHAVDEQPAWTRHLGEVPDSGGARLRWQITAGQVGAYREQFGIDTDRTLIGDRPEHGEAARAWDQVNARIKTVTTPASVPAHAGPGQQTTPAPQPATPDPIVDTDRARREAAEHRAAEQLRLAEQRKAERREQLRQQQARRPGPNRRPGL from the coding sequence ATGATGACCGTCCACGCGCTGCACGCGGGCGACGGCTACACCTACCTCACCCGCGAGGTCGCCAGCGCCGATATCCGCCTCGAACGCGGCCAAGATCTCACCGACTACTACGCCGCCGAAGGCACCGAACCGGGCATCTGGGGAGGACGGGCCTCGGCCGAGCTGGGGGTGTCCGGGTACGTCCGCGAGGACCAGATGAAGGCGCTGTTCGGTGAAGGCCTGCACCCCGAAGCCCAGGCGCTGATCGAGGCCGCAGTCCTCGACGGTACGAAGGCGAACGCGGCGATCGAGAGCGTGCGACTCGGCCGCAAGTTCGCGAGCTTCCGCAACGAGGTGCCGCTGATGAAACGTATCCGCGCCGAGATCGATAACGACCGCGCCGCCGGCGGAAAGCCGCTCACCGCCGAGCAGTGCCAGCAGATCCGCTACCGCGTCGGAGCCGACGAGTTCCACCGCGAAGTCGGCCGGTCACCGGCCAGTGAAGCCGAGCTCGTCCGCTACATCGCCTCGCAGCAGCGCCGCGAACGTCAACCCGTCGCCGGCTACGACTGCGTGCTGACTCCGCAGAAGTCGGTGTCCGTTCTCTGGGGGCTGGGTGACGACGACACCCGTGTCGCGATCGAGCGCGCACACAGCGCCGCGGTGAGCGATGCCATCGGCTGGGTTGAGGACAACGCCTCTTACACTCGCGTCGGGAAAGCCGGTGTGGGACAGATCGAATCGACCGGCCTGATGTACACCCGGTTCGATCACCGCGACAACCGTAACGGTGACCCGAACCTGCACACCCACGTCGCGATCTCCACCAAAGTGCAAGGCATCGACGGCAAATGGCGCAGCCTCGACGGCCGCGTGCTGCACAAGCTCGCCGTCGCCGCATCCGAGCGCTACAACACCCTCATCGAGGAGTACGTCACCCGCGAGCTCGGCACCGTATTCGCCGACCGACCCGGCACCGGAACCAACAAACGCGCCGTCCGCGAAATCGAGGGCATCCCCACCGCACTGCTCAGCGAGTTCTCCCGCCGCGACGCCATCGAGTCACGCCTGGAAAAGCTCGTCTCCGACTACCGCAAGACCCACGGCAAAGACCCCTCGACCGCGATGCAGATGCGCCTCGCCGACCAAGCGACCCTGGAAACCCGCAACGAGAAAGCACCACCGAAATCGCTCGGTGCCCAACGCGCGGAATGGCGCAAACGCGCGCTCGACGTCGTCGGCCGCCGCGCCCTGAACTCAGCACTGAAATCGAGCACCGGGAACACGATCAGCGTCACCGACGCCGCCTCGATCGACCACCGCGAGATCGCCCGCACCGCAGTCGCACGCATCGCACAGCAACGCTCGAGCTGGAACCGCTGGCACATCCAAGCCGAAGTCCAACGACAACTGCGGCCGCTGGTGTTCGCGACCGCGGCCGAGCGTGACGCGGTCGCCGAGAAGGTCACCGAAGCCGCGCTCGGCGCAGAGTCCATCCGGTTGACCCGGCAGGTCGACGCGACACCCAAGGCGCTGCAACGCAGCGACGGGGAGTCGATCCTGACCGTGCACGGCAACGAGACCTACACCAGCGCAGCGATCCTCGCCGCCGAACACCGCCTCGTCGGTGCCGCCCACACCCCGACCGCGGTCATGGCACCTGCCCACGCCTACACCGCAGCCCTCGCCGCGCACACCCAACTCAAAGGCTGGGACCTCGGCGCGGACAAGAAAGCACTCGTCGAACATTTTCTCTTCTCCGGTGCTCTCTTGGCTGCCGGCGTCGGACCGGCCGGAACCGGCAAGACCACCGCCATGCGCGTCGTCGTCGATGCGTGGCGCAGTGCCGGATACGACGTGATCGCCCTCGGACCGTCCGCGAAAGCCGCCGACGTCCTGGGCACCGAACTGGGTGTCACCGGCCGCACCATCGCCGACGTTCTCACCCGCTACGAGAACGAACTCGACACCGGCATCACCCCGGGCGCGATGATCCTCGTCGACGAAGCAGGCATGGCCTCGACACACAATCTGGACCGGCTGACCTACATCGCCGCCGAGCACGGCGCAGTGGTCCGGCTACTCGGTGACCCGCAGCAGCTCGCCGCCGTCGACACGGGCGGTGCACTGCGGCTGGTCGCTCGATCGAGCGCGGCACCGGAACTGGTCGACGTCCACCGCTTCCGCGACAAAGAGGAAGCCGAGATCTCGCTGCGACTGCGCGACGGTGATACCTCCGTCGCGGCCTGGTACGCCGCGAAAGACCGGGTGCAGCACGGCATGGCGGACGACCTCGCCGAAAAGGTCTTCACCGCCTGGGCGGAGACCTCGGAGACCGAGACGACGTCGCTGATGATCGCCAGCAGCAACCACGCCGTCCGCGACCTCAACGACCGGGCCCGCACTGATCGACTCGCCAAGGGACTGGTCAAGAAGGGCGGCAACGATCTGTCCGACGGACTGCGCGCCAGCGCCGGGGACCGCATCGTCACCCGCCGCAACGACACCAGCTTGCGGGTGACCGGCACACGTGGGGAACGGGTCCGCAACGGCGACTTGTGGACGGTCAAGACCGCGCACCGCGACGGATCGCTGACCGTGCGCCACCTCGAACACGGCGGGAGCATCCGCCTGCCGGCCGAGTACGTCACAGAGCACTGCGAGCTCGGTTACGCGGCCACTATCCACCGGTCGCAAGGGATGACCGTCGACCAGGTCCACGTCCTCGTCGACGACACCATGAACCGGCAAGCCCTCTACGTCGCCCTCACTCGTGGCCGTGATGGAAACCAGCTGTACGTGCCCATCGACCGGATCGTCGACCCGCACCTGATCCACGTGCACCCGGACAAGAAGATCGCCGACGAAGTCGTGCGGACCATCATCGGCCGCGACGGCTCGGACGTCTCGGCGACCGAACAGCAACGCGACGCAGCCGTCGCACACCGCAAGCTCGACTACAACGTCGGCGGATACGAGTACGCGGGCGAACTCATCGACGCGCACCGCATCGAAGCGATCGTCCGCGAGAACATGGGGCCGGAACTGGCGAACACGATGATCACCGAAGCCGAATGGGACACCTTCGTCCACCAGTACCGCCGCGCCGAGCAGCTCGGCCTCGACGCAGCCCCCACCCTCGCCGCCGCACGCTCACAGCGCGAACTCGCCAGCGCCGACTCCGTCTCCGCCGTGATGCACTGGCGACTCGAAAAGCACATCGAGAACGGCGCAGACGAGATGCACGCCTGGGCGCAGAGCATCGAACCGACGCTGCGGACCCAGTTCGGTGAGCACGCCGAGAACATCCTCGCCGACGACGGGGCGTGGCCCGACCTCGTCGCCCATCTGCGCAATGCCGAACGCGCCGGCAAAGACCCCCACGCCGCGATCGTGGAACTGCGGCGCGGTGTCACCGACCCCGACTCGAGCGCAGCGGATCTGCTCGACGACGCCGAACGACGCTGGCCCCTCGGCCGAGAATCACGCGACCACAGTGCCCCGAGCTGGGTGCTGCCGCCGATGCAGGACCGCGAAGGAATCGACCCCGAACTCGTCGCCTGGACTCGCCGCCGATACACCGAGATCGCTGAACGCACCCGCGAGCTCGGCCAGCACGCCGTCGACGAACAACCCGCCTGGACCCGCCACCTCGGCGAGGTGCCCGACTCCGGCGGTGCCCGATTGCGCTGGCAGATCACCGCCGGGCAGGTCGGGGCCTACCGGGAACAATTCGGCATCGACACCGACCGCACGCTCATCGGAGACCGACCCGAACACGGCGAAGCGGCCCGCGCGTGGGATCAGGTCAACGCCCGCATCAAGACAGTCACCACACCCGCGTCGGTGCCCGCACACGCAGGCCCCGGACAGCAGACGACGCCGGCTCCGCAACCTGCGACGCCCGATCCGATCGTCGACACGGACCGGGCGCGGCGAGAGGCCGCCGAGCATCGTGCAGCCGAACAACTACGCCTCGCCGAACAACGTAAAGCCGAACGCCGCGAACAACTACGCCAACAGCAAGCCCGGCGCCCTGGACCTAACCGGCGACCCGGACTGTAA
- a CDS encoding DUF2690 domain-containing protein has protein sequence MTESTANKASGLLPDARSDEEGNDTVDSAEKLLAPFRAALVELNESRRGIDALAHRAKSLGYKPCSRSTMSNVQLCLTLPTATAVASYVAAVTGDDATQVKKFVAWRDNIKAELDPSPAPAALPSPPNSPIRRTRWIRDCVIICTTVIVTAAATTAINYSLFRGHETASGPAVTTGHDPIEAGCIADAVRANLPTTSDQFTLVAVYSPSCNAVWGKAERLDGQGSGNTISVTTYRADEKDGPDTQTVVEHDVGNAYTPIVLRQGPTDRICVDGSMTIDEGQAVVDSIDPQCT, from the coding sequence ATGACCGAATCGACGGCGAACAAAGCGAGTGGTTTATTGCCGGATGCGCGTTCGGATGAGGAGGGGAACGACACCGTCGATAGCGCGGAGAAGCTTCTCGCCCCCTTCCGAGCAGCCCTGGTCGAGCTGAACGAATCGAGACGGGGCATCGACGCGCTCGCACATCGAGCGAAGTCGCTTGGCTACAAGCCATGTAGCCGCTCGACGATGAGCAATGTCCAGCTGTGCTTAACCTTGCCGACAGCGACCGCAGTTGCGTCGTACGTGGCTGCGGTCACCGGCGACGACGCCACACAAGTCAAAAAATTCGTTGCGTGGCGCGACAACATCAAGGCCGAACTAGACCCCTCGCCAGCCCCAGCAGCCTTACCTTCTCCACCGAACAGTCCTATCCGGCGAACACGGTGGATCCGAGACTGCGTCATCATCTGCACCACTGTGATCGTTACGGCGGCTGCGACTACCGCGATCAACTATTCACTGTTCCGGGGACACGAGACGGCGAGTGGTCCGGCGGTAACAACCGGTCATGATCCGATCGAAGCCGGATGCATCGCGGACGCGGTCAGAGCGAACCTTCCAACAACCAGTGACCAGTTCACGCTCGTAGCGGTGTACTCACCGTCCTGCAACGCCGTGTGGGGGAAAGCCGAGCGACTCGACGGCCAGGGATCGGGCAACACGATCTCCGTCACCACTTATAGAGCGGACGAGAAGGACGGGCCAGACACCCAGACCGTCGTAGAACATGACGTTGGAAACGCCTACACGCCTATAGTGCTCCGCCAAGGACCGACGGATCGCATATGTGTCGATGGGTCGATGACGATCGATGAAGGACAAGCTGTGGTCGACTCGATCGACCCCCAGTGCACATAA
- a CDS encoding DnaB-like helicase N-terminal domain-containing protein has product MTPLRAVEPADDDHADLTDHPETAPEALTICAMMWLQDTDEAARIAATLRANDFYDPVYRELYGIVQELITDNLPHDPASVLGVLVRSGASGHRGARLRRTLTDVTAGNACGASATDYAGMVLSESYRRSFFDAGIRIQQLAEEAPEEFLFDQLVEIGRAQREATNRLNAFRRGSAQ; this is encoded by the coding sequence ATGACCCCGTTGAGAGCAGTCGAACCCGCCGACGACGATCACGCTGATCTGACGGACCATCCGGAGACGGCGCCGGAAGCACTGACGATCTGCGCAATGATGTGGTTGCAGGACACCGACGAGGCCGCCCGCATCGCAGCGACATTGCGGGCTAACGATTTTTATGATCCCGTCTATCGCGAGCTGTACGGCATCGTGCAGGAGCTGATCACCGACAATCTCCCACACGACCCCGCGAGTGTTCTGGGCGTCCTCGTCCGGTCGGGTGCCAGCGGACACCGCGGTGCACGGCTGCGTCGAACACTGACCGACGTCACCGCAGGGAACGCATGCGGAGCATCGGCGACCGACTACGCCGGCATGGTCCTGTCGGAAAGTTACCGACGTAGTTTTTTCGACGCTGGGATCAGAATTCAGCAGCTCGCCGAGGAAGCGCCGGAAGAATTTCTGTTCGACCAGCTCGTCGAAATTGGAAGGGCGCAACGTGAAGCGACGAACCGCCTGAACGCCTTCCGCAGAGGCAGCGCACAGTGA
- a CDS encoding tyrosine-type recombinase/integrase: protein MARQQLPPQIKKIYVTNRSTGSTELRYQMTVDAGGADATGTRASKRTQLRRRFLTEKDARAALSKVLEEVSKGTFVPSSTTTVEEACAEWLAGRRVRESTKAAYTHALQPLRDTYGALAVQKLTKGHMDALVNDLLAGSSVKPDGQLRRPWKATSINPMLNLVSAVLTGLMREGRLVRDVAALVDRAPRAHVEMQTFTEDEVQRLLEASACDRNGHAWLLALSGLRRGELCGLRWNDVDLHAGSLTINNTRVSVNGRVVEGPPKTEKSKRTLPLTPALKSALETAHRLQGVERKSSTYVGPGTYVVSDAVGRPFHPDTVSDYWRRLCTNSKVSDIRLHDARHTCGTLLHLQGVPIAVISAWLGHSDNAFTMRTYVHSQNHALLGAADTLQSLVRRRDEPPDDAR from the coding sequence ATGGCTAGGCAGCAACTGCCGCCACAGATCAAGAAGATCTACGTCACCAATCGGTCTACAGGCAGTACCGAGTTGCGGTATCAAATGACCGTCGACGCTGGTGGTGCCGACGCCACCGGCACCCGGGCGTCGAAGCGAACGCAGTTGCGTCGTCGATTTCTTACGGAGAAGGACGCTCGCGCAGCCCTATCCAAGGTGCTCGAGGAAGTCTCGAAGGGGACATTCGTTCCCTCCTCGACCACCACGGTCGAGGAGGCTTGCGCTGAGTGGCTTGCCGGACGACGCGTACGAGAGTCCACTAAAGCCGCGTACACCCATGCCCTTCAACCGCTGCGCGATACTTACGGCGCGCTAGCGGTGCAGAAGTTGACCAAAGGTCACATGGACGCTCTGGTGAACGATCTGTTGGCCGGCAGCTCGGTCAAGCCCGATGGCCAACTGCGACGTCCGTGGAAGGCCACTTCGATCAATCCGATGCTCAACCTTGTAAGCGCAGTCCTCACCGGGCTGATGCGAGAAGGGCGATTGGTACGAGACGTTGCCGCGCTCGTCGACCGCGCGCCCCGTGCGCACGTCGAGATGCAGACATTCACGGAGGACGAAGTGCAACGCCTCCTGGAAGCATCGGCGTGCGATCGAAACGGCCACGCTTGGCTGCTTGCGCTGAGCGGCCTCCGACGCGGTGAGCTGTGCGGGCTTCGATGGAACGATGTCGATCTTCACGCCGGCAGCCTGACAATCAACAACACGCGAGTCTCGGTCAATGGACGTGTCGTAGAGGGCCCTCCGAAGACAGAAAAGTCCAAGCGCACGCTTCCCCTCACACCAGCCCTAAAATCCGCACTCGAAACTGCACACCGATTGCAGGGTGTGGAACGAAAGAGCTCGACCTACGTCGGCCCCGGCACCTACGTCGTGTCCGACGCTGTTGGGCGACCTTTTCATCCCGATACGGTCAGCGACTATTGGCGCAGGCTATGCACCAACAGCAAGGTGTCCGACATCCGCCTCCACGACGCCCGCCACACGTGTGGGACTCTGCTGCACCTTCAGGGTGTGCCGATTGCCGTCATCTCGGCATGGCTCGGGCACTCGGACAACGCATTCACAATGCGCACCTACGTCCATTCCCAGAACCATGCGCTACTGGGCGCAGCCGACACTTTGCAGTCACTCGTCCGGCGTCGCGACGAGCCACCCGACGATGCGCGTTGA
- a CDS encoding histone-like nucleoid-structuring protein Lsr2, with product MKDFSAVAKRVTTQLVDDIDGSVIDDESGETIEFAINGVEYSIDLKAKNANEFHKKLDYYVGHATRVGGRKRKPSAAAASAATAAGGSTKRDPEQTRAIRQWAFDQGYEISERGRIPADIEEAYNAAH from the coding sequence ATGAAAGATTTTTCGGCTGTGGCCAAACGAGTGACAACCCAATTGGTGGACGATATCGACGGTTCGGTCATCGACGACGAGTCCGGCGAGACGATCGAATTCGCGATCAACGGCGTCGAGTACTCGATCGATCTGAAAGCGAAAAATGCGAACGAGTTTCACAAGAAGCTCGACTACTACGTCGGGCACGCGACACGGGTCGGTGGCCGCAAGCGCAAGCCCTCCGCCGCTGCCGCGTCTGCCGCTACAGCGGCCGGCGGATCAACCAAGCGTGATCCGGAGCAGACGCGGGCGATTCGGCAGTGGGCATTCGACCAGGGCTACGAGATCAGCGAACGCGGCCGCATCCCGGCCGACATCGAAGAGGCCTACAACGCCGCACACTGA
- a CDS encoding helix-turn-helix domain-containing protein → MTQSWAESIVARVASEVRRLRGKDHSALSAAKLADRTVDFGWGISRSVVADLETGRKKSLDVSELLILAAALGVSPAQLVYPDLPKGRVEVLPGLQQESHDALRWFSGEAGLMRPSSEWTEEESDAPFEMWVRDTFDPKNDRVGITREWLDALKAMRRARVQLRNGLSKNESAEHIESMQYLYEDARRRSEELFRRMTELGMNTQDEEDG, encoded by the coding sequence ATGACGCAGTCGTGGGCGGAATCGATCGTTGCCCGGGTCGCCTCGGAAGTGCGCCGACTTCGAGGTAAAGACCACTCCGCTCTGTCCGCAGCAAAGCTTGCCGACAGGACGGTTGACTTCGGGTGGGGGATCTCGCGATCTGTAGTCGCGGATTTGGAGACCGGACGCAAGAAGAGCTTGGACGTCTCGGAACTCTTGATTTTGGCTGCGGCACTGGGTGTCTCACCAGCACAACTGGTCTATCCGGACCTCCCCAAGGGAAGAGTCGAAGTACTCCCAGGGCTCCAGCAGGAGTCTCACGATGCCCTCCGCTGGTTCAGCGGGGAGGCTGGGCTGATGCGGCCGAGCTCCGAGTGGACCGAGGAGGAATCCGACGCTCCTTTCGAAATGTGGGTACGTGACACCTTCGACCCGAAGAACGATCGCGTTGGGATCACTCGTGAATGGCTTGATGCGTTGAAGGCGATGCGGCGTGCTCGGGTGCAGCTCCGAAACGGCCTTTCCAAGAATGAATCAGCTGAGCACATCGAGTCGATGCAATATCTGTACGAGGATGCTCGACGGCGTTCGGAAGAGCTCTTTAGACGGATGACCGAACTGGGCATGAACACGCAGGACGAAGAGGATGGCTAG
- a CDS encoding ParA family protein → MPADIFAFCNQKGGVGKTTTVFHLAYAVAQAGKRALVIDVDPQGNASTVLTKTELESDEVGVADVLAESSNATIADAVVPTIWPGVDLVPTSPGNESLAYVRDQLVVAGAGRERRLRDAIDVVRGVYDVVLIDCPPSLDLLTINALVAARAAVVVTQSALFSANGLARLLRTIDAVKRSYNPDLAMLGAIVNLHEIATISGREQLIEIAASINILGDAVPKRVVIKDSMEAQTSLVDWGTTQSRSLSTIYRDTLALLTKGHL, encoded by the coding sequence ATGCCCGCTGACATCTTTGCGTTCTGCAACCAGAAGGGCGGCGTGGGTAAGACCACCACCGTCTTTCACCTCGCCTACGCCGTCGCCCAAGCAGGGAAGCGAGCACTCGTAATCGACGTGGATCCGCAAGGCAACGCCAGCACAGTCCTGACCAAGACCGAGTTAGAGAGCGATGAGGTCGGTGTTGCGGACGTTCTCGCCGAATCATCGAACGCGACCATCGCCGATGCTGTTGTCCCCACCATCTGGCCTGGCGTAGACCTAGTACCCACGTCCCCGGGAAACGAGTCCCTGGCCTATGTCCGCGATCAATTGGTCGTCGCCGGTGCCGGCCGAGAACGGCGGCTTCGCGACGCAATCGACGTCGTACGAGGCGTGTACGACGTGGTCCTCATCGATTGCCCACCTAGCCTCGATCTGCTGACTATCAACGCCCTTGTTGCAGCGCGCGCCGCCGTAGTCGTGACTCAGTCCGCGCTGTTCTCAGCCAATGGACTCGCGCGATTGCTGCGCACCATCGATGCAGTCAAGCGCAGCTACAACCCGGACCTCGCCATGCTCGGTGCGATCGTCAACCTTCACGAGATCGCGACGATCAGCGGTCGAGAACAATTGATCGAGATCGCCGCGAGCATCAACATCCTCGGTGACGCCGTTCCCAAGCGGGTTGTCATCAAAGACTCGATGGAGGCCCAAACCAGCCTGGTCGACTGGGGGACAACACAATCTCGCAGCCTGTCGACGATTTATCGCGACACCCTTGCGCTGCTCACCAAGGGACATCTGTAA
- a CDS encoding helix-turn-helix transcriptional regulator, with protein sequence MPRRLLSVPEAMACTGLGRSNFFNKIASGEIRSVKVGKRRLIPDTAIDEYIEGLEAQSDASSGVA encoded by the coding sequence ATGCCCAGACGGTTGTTGTCTGTCCCGGAGGCTATGGCTTGCACGGGACTTGGACGTTCCAACTTCTTCAACAAGATCGCGTCCGGAGAAATCCGGAGCGTGAAGGTCGGCAAGCGCCGGCTGATCCCGGATACGGCCATCGATGAGTACATCGAAGGTCTCGAGGCACAATCCGACGCCAGCTCAGGCGTCGCGTGA